In Papaver somniferum cultivar HN1 chromosome 1, ASM357369v1, whole genome shotgun sequence, a genomic segment contains:
- the LOC113326725 gene encoding transcription factor MYB90-like, translating to MESSSIISSEKGLRKGAWAEEEDQLLRKCILKYGEGKWRQVPTRAGLNRCRKSCRLRWLNYLQPDIKRGEFKEDEVDLIIRMHKLLGNRWSLIAGRLPGRTANDIKNYCNTRLKKTCFSRYNTEKGKQVVVTKKSTGDDNTAHRDGQDHEHRKILKRRRLCPDISTIDHIDDKHMRTEVVRPQPRTFKKSQWNMNNVPTPNNENITITTTRFPKNSQVVSENATKCLPLLFDDHHDHFSNNQQIYDNSTYWLKNILFGDTEEKEDSTTKKKKKKPKKKKRVTSNNNASSQFESNTTKGVEDGMANAKDSGGDNQHAYYCSFNEGKGLEEDGNAGDNDNFWNNYLDDNLWHMLGEEHEQYLI from the exons ATGGAGAGTTCTTCAATTATATCTTCAGAAAAAGGTTTGAGGAAAGGAGCCTGGgctgaagaagaagatcaacttcTTAGGAAATGTATCTTAAAGTACGGTGAAGGAAAATGGCGTCAAGTTCCTACTAGAGCAG GGCTGAATCGATGTCGGAAAAGCTGTAGATTGAGGTGGTTGAACTATCTACAACCAGACATTAAAAGAGGAGAGTTTAAAGAAGATGAAGTGGATCTCATCATCAGAATGCATAAGCTTCTTGGTAACAG ATGGTCATTAATTGCTGGTAGACTTCCAGGAAGAACCGCAAACGATATCAAGAATTACTGCAACACTCGCTTGAAAAAAACTTGTTTCTCCAGATACAATACCGAGAAAGGAAAACAAGTTGTCGTGACCAAGAAATCAACAGGAGATGATAATACCGCTCATCGTGATGGCCAGGACCATGAACACCGGAAGATTCTAAAACGCAGGCGCCTGTGCCCAGATATTAGTACTATAGATCATATTGATGATAAACATATGAGAACCGAAGTCGTAAGACCTCAACCTCGAACCTTCAAGAAATCTCAGTGGAATATGAATAATGTGCCAACACCAAATAATGAGAACATCACCATAACAACAACTAGATTTCCTAAGAATTCACAAGTTGTTAGTGAAAATGCTACTAAATGTTTGCCATTATTATTCGATGATCATCACGATCACTTCTCAAATAATCAACAAATTTATGATAATAGTACTTactggttgaaaaatattttgttCGGTGAcactgaagaaaaagaagattcaacgacgaagaagaagaaaaagaagccaaagaagaagaaacgagTTACGTCTAACAATAATGCCTCATCACAATTTGAAAGCAATACAACCAAAGGTGTTGAGGATGGGATGGCAAACGCTAAAGATAGCGGTGGTGACAATCAACATGCTTACTACTGTAGTTTCAATGAGGGCAAAGGGTTAGAAGAAGACGGTAATGCTGGCGACAACGACAACTTCTGGAACAATTATCTTGATGACAATTTGTGGCATATGTTAGGGGAAGAACATGAGCAGTATTTAATTTAA